In one window of Williamwhitmania sp. DNA:
- a CDS encoding AMP-binding protein — MEKSFVAHIEKSIRQNWELPALSDYKGTTYYYKDIARKIAKIHIIFEKTGIRKGDKIALVGRNSSNWAVAFLSITTYGAIVVPILQDFKPDNIHHIVNHSEAMVLFTGDQIWDNLNETKIPGVKCIISLTAFDILHENTPFSVRQIHGDLPRLFKEKYATGFTPECITYHRDAPEELAIINYTSGTSGFSKGVMLPYRSLNSNLLFAEDVLPLEPGGNMVSILPLAHAYGGAFEFLYPITRGCHINFLTRTPSPKIILEAFAELKPKVVLSVPLIIEKIYRKNILDAINKPSVKLLLKLPIVDRRICKKINEKLTSIFGGEFHEVVIGGAALNPEVESFLKKIGFRFTVGYGMTECGPIVAYAPWNETKLFSTGKAAPRMQIKIDSDDPENIVGEILVRGDNVMLGYYRNEEATEAAFTPDGWMHTGDLGLLDKDGFLFIKGRSKNMILGASGQNIYPEEIEARINNMPFVQESLVVEHSGKLIALVYPDYELADKQKIRTDDIQKKMEENRMDVNKMLPAYCQISEVRLYPEEFEKTPKRSIKRFLYQAPSA; from the coding sequence ATGGAAAAAAGCTTTGTTGCCCATATTGAAAAGAGTATTCGTCAAAACTGGGAACTGCCTGCACTTAGCGATTATAAAGGAACAACCTATTACTACAAGGACATTGCTCGAAAAATTGCTAAAATCCATATCATATTTGAAAAAACAGGGATTCGAAAAGGGGATAAAATTGCGCTTGTAGGAAGAAATTCTTCCAACTGGGCCGTGGCATTTCTATCAATTACCACCTATGGTGCCATCGTTGTTCCTATTTTACAAGACTTTAAGCCCGACAATATTCACCATATCGTAAACCATTCGGAAGCGATGGTGCTGTTTACAGGCGACCAAATTTGGGACAATCTCAACGAAACAAAGATACCTGGAGTTAAGTGCATAATTTCACTGACTGCCTTCGACATTCTTCATGAGAACACACCCTTTTCAGTTCGCCAAATTCATGGTGACCTACCGCGGTTATTTAAGGAAAAGTACGCCACTGGATTTACCCCAGAATGCATTACTTACCATAGAGATGCTCCGGAAGAATTGGCTATAATTAACTATACTTCAGGGACATCAGGCTTCTCCAAAGGTGTCATGCTACCTTACCGCTCATTAAATTCAAACCTACTATTTGCCGAGGATGTGTTACCCCTAGAACCAGGCGGAAACATGGTCAGTATACTTCCACTGGCCCATGCATATGGTGGTGCTTTCGAATTTTTATACCCCATCACCAGGGGATGCCACATAAACTTTCTTACCCGCACACCCTCTCCTAAAATTATTTTGGAAGCATTTGCAGAGTTAAAGCCCAAAGTGGTTCTGTCCGTTCCTCTAATTATTGAGAAAATCTATCGAAAAAATATTCTGGATGCAATAAATAAACCATCGGTGAAATTACTGCTTAAGCTCCCCATCGTCGATCGCCGCATTTGTAAAAAAATTAACGAGAAGCTGACCTCTATTTTTGGTGGCGAATTTCACGAGGTGGTAATTGGTGGAGCAGCGCTGAACCCAGAGGTGGAAAGTTTTCTGAAAAAAATTGGGTTTCGTTTTACGGTTGGATATGGTATGACTGAGTGTGGCCCCATTGTTGCGTATGCCCCCTGGAACGAGACAAAACTCTTCTCCACCGGAAAAGCGGCACCCAGGATGCAAATAAAAATTGACTCTGACGATCCTGAAAATATCGTTGGGGAGATTCTTGTCAGGGGCGACAACGTTATGCTTGGCTACTACCGCAACGAAGAAGCTACCGAAGCGGCCTTTACCCCTGATGGATGGATGCATACCGGAGACCTTGGCCTGTTGGACAAGGATGGGTTTCTGTTTATTAAAGGTCGAAGCAAGAACATGATACTTGGTGCTTCGGGCCAAAACATATACCCCGAAGAAATTGAAGCAAGAATTAACAACATGCCCTTTGTTCAGGAATCGCTTGTTGTTGAACACTCTGGAAAATTAATCGCCCTAGTTTATCCCGACTACGAATTGGCCGATAAGCAAAAAATACGAACCGATGATATCCAAAAGAAAATGGAAGAAAACCGGATGGATGTCAACAAAATGCTTCCTGCTTATTGTCAAATCAGTGAAGTGAGACTCTATCCCGAAGAATTTGAAAAAACGCCCAAGCGCAGCATAAAGCGGTTTCTTTACCAAGCGCCTAGCGCTTAG